Below is a genomic region from Isosphaeraceae bacterium EP7.
CCTATGACCGGTCGGCCCGCTCGCCGTTCCAGTCGACCTTCTGCTGCTTCCTGCTGCTCTGGTCGCTGACCTACGCCCTGCTCGTCGCTCGGTCGCCGGCCCTGGCGCCGGCCGCGGGCCCGTCAACGGCCGTGGCCTCGTCCACGAACTGGCTCATCCCGGGCAACGAGATCGGCGTGAGGAGCAAGGCGAGGGCTGGCCAGGGGATCAACCTGGTGCTCGCCCGCTCGCTCAGCCCGACATCCAGGCTCAACTCGCCGCACGTGGCGGGCCTCGGCGGCACGCTCTACACCGACCACCTGGTCACCATCGAGCTGGCCGGGGCCCTGCTGTTCGTCGGCCTCGTCGGCGCCGTGGCGATCGCCGCCCCGAAGCCGCAGATCCGGCCGGCCAACGCCCCGCACACGTACTGAATCGCACCGGCTCCCTTCCCACCCGAACCAATGCGAGCGACCGACCCGTGAGCATGTTCAGCGAAGACATGTTGGTCAATTACCTGATGATCGGCGCCGCGCTGATGGCGTTGGGGATGCTGGGCTTCCTCTCGCGTCGCAACATGATCGTCATGTTCCTGTCGGCCGAGATGATGCTCCAGGGCGTCGCCACCACCCTCATCGCGTTCGGCCGCTACCACGGCAACTGGACCGGTCAGGTCTTCACCATCATCATCCTGACCGTCGCCGCCTGCGAGGCGTCGATCGCCCTGGCCCTGATCATGGGGCTGTTCAACCGCAGGAACTCGCTCGACGTGACCCTCTGGCAGGACGTCCGCGAGCCGGGCACGCTGCCGCACGTTGACGCCGCCAGCGAGGCCGAGCCGCTCGTCGCGGAGCCGGGCCCCGAGACCTACCCGCACCTCACGCCCGCGGGCATCGAGCCGGCCCACCCGGCGCAGCCCTGGATGAAGCGGCGGAGCTGACGGCCCTTTTTCGATCGCGGCGAGACTCGAACGCGCGACGGTTGGCGGAATGACCCCGGGCCCGACGCGGCCGGGATGGGAGCGGAGGTCCGATGAGCGTCCTGGTCCGGAACTGCTGGCTAGTCCCCTTCCTGCCCCTGCTGGGCGGCCTCGTCGCCGCGCTCGGCGGCAACCGCCTGAAGGAGAAGGCCCACCTGCCGGTCGCCCTCGGCATCGGCCTGGCGTTCCTCTACTCCCTCGGCCTGCTCTTCTCCGCCGACCACCCGGCCAGCACGGTTGTGTATGACTGGATCAACGTCACCGGCCTGACCGTCCCGGTCGAGTTCCGGGTCGACGGACTGACGACGATGATGCTGTCGATGGTGACCTTCGTCGCCACGCTCGTCGTCATCTTCGCCGGCGGGTACATGCACGGCGACCCCGGATACACCCGGTTCTTCGCCATCGTCGGGCTGTTCGTGGCCTCGATGACCGGCCTGGTGCTGTCGAGCCACTTCATCCTGACCTACGCCTTCTGGGAGGGCGTCGGTGTTTGCAGCTACCTGCTGATCGGCTTCTGGCACTCGAAGCCGTCGGCCGCCGCCGCCGCCAAGAAGGCGTTCATGGTCAACCGGGTCGGCGACCTCGGCTTTGCCATCGCCATCTTCTGGATGTGGTCGAAGGGGATCGGCCACAGCCTCTCCTACGACTCATTCCTCGGTCCCGAGAACCTGGCCGCCCTGGCCACCTCAGACAAGGTGGGCATCGCCTTGCTGCTCTTCTGGGCGGCCACCGCCAAGAGCGCGCAGGTCCCGCTCTACGTCTGGCTTCCCGACGCCATGGAAGGGCCGACGCCCGTCTCGGCGCTCATCCATGCCGCGACGATGGTCACCGCGGGCGTCTACCTCATCGCCCGGTCGAGC
It encodes:
- the nuoK gene encoding NADH-quinone oxidoreductase subunit NuoK — its product is MFSEDMLVNYLMIGAALMALGMLGFLSRRNMIVMFLSAEMMLQGVATTLIAFGRYHGNWTGQVFTIIILTVAACEASIALALIMGLFNRRNSLDVTLWQDVREPGTLPHVDAASEAEPLVAEPGPETYPHLTPAGIEPAHPAQPWMKRRS